The window GAAGCTGCTTTTTGCCTGACATTTCCACTCTTGCTCCCTGCTGTAAACAAATGTTTTCTACTGGGCAAGTAAAATGCTATGGCACAGGTAATAAAGAAAAAGCTGCTTTTTGACTTTAATGTATCTTTACCACCTCCAGGGTCAACAAACaacctttgctttttaaaaagttttaccaGGGGTGTAACTAGCTAATCTTCAACCCTATACCAAGCTCTCCTAATTCAGGAAGGAAAACTTTTTCACACttggaaaaacaataacaagGCCTAGATCCATTTTTGTACTTAATATATTAATACCTGTTACTTCTGCTATCTGCTCCttgatttttatgattttatgatctgCTAAACTGCTAAACCAGCTCCAATTAAGTTTTAAAGgattgaggagggaagaggatgtAACAGTTTTGATTATCTGGCTTTTCCTAGAATCTCCTTGAGCCAAAAGGGAAACAAGAGATCTGGTAGGGAGGATTGCTAAAGCAATtctccacttaaaaaaaaggtTCCCAATGTTTTTGGATTTAgggtattataattatttgattTTACAATGCCCATTTTTTCTAAAAATGGCCTATGatcttataaaaattttttttttttgatgaggcaattggggttaagtgacttgcccagggtcacacagctagtaagtgtcaagtgtctgaggttggatttgaactcaggtcctcatgactccagggccagtgctctatccactgcaccacttacctgccccaaTCTTATGAAAAATTAATCAATGAGAATTCATTTTAAGAATGCCACAATCAAGAATAGTAGGAAACATGCTGTGGTGTCATAAAAGGGACAGGAACCATATCTTCAAGACTTAAGTAACTTCTTCACAATCTAGTACTGTATGCTTCTAAAATGCTATGAATACTATCATGGGGAGAAACTTTCCCTAACTCCCTACAGTTTTGCCTCTCTAACAATCTCACAGTAGTATGTCTCCTTGAAGGAAGTCCTCTTTCTCTCATGGAAAAGACCTTTAAGTAAATTAACAGAAATTACAGGTGTTGATATGTTCATTAAAATGCAAAAATGTATTTAGGACTTGTTACTGCTTTACAAAGTATGAAAAAGATTTCCTGACTGAACAAAGCTAAGAgctatataaagaaaaaacagagtTCTAGATGTTTTATCTCCTTCTGTCCCAATATTTCTCCCAGGGATGTCAAACAAATTaagtgaggaaagaaaaagatataaaagaaagttgcatgtttaaaaaaaattttttttagaaaagaaaattttctaaCTAGGTGATTATAATGTAGTAGAAAAAATACTGAACTTGAGTCAGAAAGTCTGGGTTCAAACTCCACCAGGGGTTCTTGAAAGGGTTGCTGTGTGACTTCAGACAACTTcactgagtctgtttcctcacctttaaaattgGGGTACTATTTTTGCACTACTATCTCCCagtgttgtgagaaaagtgctttataaagagtaaataaagcactatataaatgtcataattattaatttcattaataaaaataattccctTTTCTCTCAGAGCCAAACAATTCATTGCCCTTTCACAATTCATTTCCCCTAACACAAGATTTTCTTCACCCTTCTTCTACCCTACTACTTTGGTCTTACACAAATTACACAAACCCTATCCCAAACATATGGGgcaggaaaaaagagggaggcaggtttactgaaaaaattaataaagtttacctttaaaataatgacattttattttaatacatagttataaatatattttgtcaaaatataTGATCAATATGGTCAAAACATTTGCACGTAAAGTCATAAATAAGGTCAAGGTGAATGTTTAGggtgttgcttttctttttaaaaaaagataaaaagtccAGCTATAAGGGAACAGTCTGTGTGGGTAAGTGGTTGGGTGGGAGGGTGAGGGggagtgtgtgtttgtgcatgtgtgtatcctctccccttcccaccgAAAGCTGCCCAAGTCTCAGCGACACCCACATCCTTCTACCACCATCTCCTGATAGTTTTTAAGTACAACCTTGTCATATTCGTCTAGGTACAGCATGGAAATAGCACTCAACTCTGTGGGCACACAGCAAGCTTTGGGGATGCTAGAATTGACTGAGTTGACCAGGGTCTGAACGATGGCATGGTTGGTGGAATTGAGGTGGTCAGTGAGAGGGAAGGGGCAGTCCCCCTGGCAGTAGAAGGCATGATAACCTGGGGGAGCCACGATCCAGTCATTCCAGCCTACATCACTGAAGTCCACATAGAGGGGATGTCGCCTGCAGTTCTTGCTCTTTTTTCGGGGCCGCTGTGGATGGTACTTTGGACTGCGTTTGGCTCTTTGGTGACGGATCAAACTATGTCCCCGACCATCATGGCCGAAAGTGACCAGGAGGGGCCGGAATTGGGCCCAATCCCCGCCCCCTTGAGGTAAAGATCGGCTAATCCTGACATGCTGACCCTGATGGGTCTGTCTCTGGTGGAGGTGAGTTACCTCAATAGCTAGCCCATGGTTGGGCTGTTTTTCCTGAGTCCATCGAAGGACTGCAGGGCTTACATCAAAACTTTCCCACTGAGTCACATTGTGATGGACAAGTCTGGTGTCTAGTAGTCGAGTAATGAGGTTGTCTGGCATGGTCACTGCTGGGGGCTTCATGACTTCATAAATATTGATCCTATGGAAACCCAGCTCCCAATCAGGACTCTGATCAACTTGTTCCCTATATAGTCGAAGCTCTGCAGAAGAGATAACCTCATTCTCCGGAATGCTGCTGAGGTTAAAGAGAAAACGAAAAGCAGGATTTTCTCTGGTCCCTGGGATGCTCTCCAGATGTTCTAGGcacagaaggggaaaaggaaaacagagttCATTAACTGTTTTTATTTCTTGAGAGAGGGGGAaatcaagagaaaaatcaaaatacaacTAAAGGGTTGAACTTTGAATTTTAGGGACATAAATTTAGGTGTTTAGTTTAAACCAGCAACTCTCAAATAGGCAAAAACACAACTATCAAGcaccaaaaacagaaagaaattccCATCTTCCTTTATATTTCTAATAATTTCCATGTGTCAGCCCCTTACTCCAACATGGTCAGACTCTCCTTTAAAAACATCTTGGCTTTGTGTCCATGCTTTAGCATttgctcatttgtttttcaagtgTTTTTTCAAGTGGGGAAGATACAGCAAGAGGTGAAAGGAAATATACACAAACCACcactctgcttcaattttccAGTACTGCTAAACATTTCCCCATCGATTTAAGAAACACAGAGCAAGCCTTGTTGATCATGttacagaggggaaaataaaTTCCAATGCTGTAATGATGTTGGTGGATTAATAACTTGAGATTTACTCTGGAAAGGAAACATCCACTAGGAAACCATTCAGATAGGATTACAAGGCCCCTATTGAACAAACTTTACAAATATGCAGCTGTAGTGTTGCATTTAGTCggtactttaaaaaagaaaactgcttgAAAAGATGACAGAGATAATTTTGAaaagggggggcagggagaggaaagATAAATAATAGGGGAGTCAGACAACTTTTTCCAATGATGACATTCTCTCTTTCCCCACTTCCAATGCCCTCAACCTCCTTCCTCTCTCAGTGTCTAGAGAAGTATTCTAGTATTCCATTATTATCTTACACTTAAACTAGACAGTAGCACAGGTAAAGTCGACTCTAGTTGGGGGCTTTTATTTAAATGTTCACATACAtactttttctcttgtttttccctccctcctcttaaCTAAGTGAGcataatttcttttctccatctctagGCATAGGGCATTCAGACTGACCTTCGTGATGGAAACACCTCACGGTATTGGCCCGGCTGGTAGGACGCTCTGGGTATTCCAGGCTGATGTTCTGGATTTGCTctttctccacctcctcctctccAGACTGCAACCGGTAGAGATCCCGCATGTAATCGGGGATGACAGCGCCCTTGCTAGGCTGGGGCCGCCTACGAAGCCCAAACATCTGCAGCAGCGTAGCCTCAAAGTCCCGCAAGAGCTCATGGTTCTGCCCAGGGCGGCGTCCTCCCGAGTGGCCCTGAATTTCGGCGACTTTTTTCTTCCCCGTCTCAGGTATCAAACTAGCATG is drawn from Dromiciops gliroides isolate mDroGli1 chromosome 2, mDroGli1.pri, whole genome shotgun sequence and contains these coding sequences:
- the BMP4 gene encoding bone morphogenetic protein 4, whose amino-acid sequence is MLGLLQPFRQNSSRFCYSEKTRSHCIVPSRAVHSRSSPELFKKVCSKIGCQESWTVFICLVFCQDTMIPGNRMLMVVLLCQVLLGGVSHASLIPETGKKKVAEIQGHSGGRRPGQNHELLRDFEATLLQMFGLRRRPQPSKGAVIPDYMRDLYRLQSGEEEVEKEQIQNISLEYPERPTSRANTVRCFHHEEHLESIPGTRENPAFRFLFNLSSIPENEVISSAELRLYREQVDQSPDWELGFHRINIYEVMKPPAVTMPDNLITRLLDTRLVHHNVTQWESFDVSPAVLRWTQEKQPNHGLAIEVTHLHQRQTHQGQHVRISRSLPQGGGDWAQFRPLLVTFGHDGRGHSLIRHQRAKRSPKYHPQRPRKKSKNCRRHPLYVDFSDVGWNDWIVAPPGYHAFYCQGDCPFPLTDHLNSTNHAIVQTLVNSVNSSIPKACCVPTELSAISMLYLDEYDKVVLKNYQEMVVEGCGCR